A single region of the Flavobacteriales bacterium genome encodes:
- a CDS encoding histidine kinase: MVWGVLFALPYFIAIGNDRMMDSFLKRSWTPLVFYAVLFYSNYLYLLDEFLFRKKTYLYILINAGLILLAIFLDEQLKPYSFSNEMPMRPMGDGDGPRPPFRMFILLDVIRFGVPVLVSVAAKTTSRWMKLETERMDTENSKLQSDLQNLRYQIQPHFFFNSLNNIYSLVDISPEDAKKTIHTLGKLMRYLLYDTDTETVGLNQEIDFLTKYVELMKLRSSEKTTIQYTFPTGHHDVQIAPLLFISLVENAFKHGVSANQPSLISFVMKVDNDQLVFTSINSNFPKETSDKSGSGIGLHNLRQRLQLLYPNRNELNTKQEQDTFMATLKINLV; the protein is encoded by the coding sequence ATGGTATGGGGCGTGCTGTTTGCCCTTCCTTATTTCATAGCGATTGGTAATGATAGGATGATGGACAGTTTCTTGAAACGTTCTTGGACCCCATTGGTTTTCTATGCCGTCCTGTTCTACTCCAACTACCTGTATTTGCTGGACGAATTCCTGTTTCGGAAAAAGACATACCTGTATATTCTTATCAATGCAGGGCTCATCCTACTGGCGATCTTCTTGGATGAACAACTGAAACCCTATTCCTTCAGCAACGAAATGCCGATGCGGCCCATGGGCGATGGAGATGGCCCAAGACCGCCCTTTCGAATGTTCATACTTTTGGATGTCATACGGTTCGGTGTTCCTGTTCTCGTGTCCGTTGCCGCCAAAACCACCTCCCGTTGGATGAAGCTGGAAACAGAACGGATGGACACGGAAAACTCCAAACTGCAATCGGACCTGCAGAACCTACGCTATCAGATACAACCCCACTTTTTCTTCAACTCGCTCAATAACATCTATTCGCTGGTGGATATATCTCCGGAAGACGCAAAAAAAACCATTCACACCTTGGGTAAATTGATGCGGTACCTCTTATATGATACAGACACGGAAACCGTTGGACTCAATCAGGAAATTGATTTTTTGACCAAATATGTGGAACTGATGAAACTGCGGTCATCAGAAAAGACCACCATTCAGTACACTTTTCCAACGGGGCATCATGATGTTCAAATTGCGCCACTACTGTTCATTTCTCTTGTTGAAAATGCCTTCAAACATGGAGTTTCGGCCAATCAGCCATCGCTCATTTCGTTCGTGATGAAAGTGGACAATGATCAACTTGTTTTCACTTCTATCAATAGTAATTTTCCAAAAGAAACCAGCGATAAGAGCGGTTCGGGAATTGGGCTTCATAACCTGAGACAACGACTTCAACTCCTTTATCCAAATAGGAACGAACTCAACACAAAACAGGAGCAAGATACCTTCATGGCCACACTTAAGATCAATCTAGTATAA
- a CDS encoding LytTR family DNA-binding domain-containing protein — protein sequence MSATTVSCLIVDDEPMALSLVESYVSKTPFLELKGKCSSALEVLDYLNKEQVDLLFLDIQMPDLTGIELSQTLKDRKTRVIFTTAFDKYAIEGFKVDAIDYLLKPFDYPEFLMAANKAKDWFSLVQSNASTGSGNGKEFLFVRSEYKQVKINLNDVLYFEGLKDYIKIWLKDNPKPVLTLMSFKSLQQELPSSRFMRVHRSFMISLDKIDEIERSQVIIGKTRITVSDQYKDEFLKHISGNSLE from the coding sequence ATGTCAGCCACAACCGTTTCGTGCCTTATTGTTGATGACGAGCCAATGGCGCTTAGCCTAGTGGAGAGCTATGTAAGCAAAACGCCATTTCTTGAATTGAAAGGCAAATGCAGCAGCGCGTTAGAGGTTCTGGATTATTTAAACAAGGAACAAGTTGACCTGCTTTTTCTTGACATTCAAATGCCTGATCTCACAGGTATCGAGCTGTCCCAAACGCTTAAGGACAGAAAAACACGCGTCATTTTCACCACCGCATTCGACAAGTATGCCATCGAAGGATTTAAAGTGGACGCGATCGATTACCTACTGAAGCCATTCGATTATCCTGAGTTTCTCATGGCGGCAAACAAGGCCAAAGACTGGTTTTCGCTCGTTCAATCAAATGCAAGCACCGGCTCAGGCAACGGGAAAGAATTCCTGTTTGTCCGCTCTGAATACAAACAGGTAAAGATCAATCTGAATGACGTACTCTATTTTGAAGGCCTGAAGGATTACATCAAAATATGGTTGAAGGACAATCCAAAACCAGTTCTGACTTTGATGAGTTTTAAATCGCTTCAACAGGAACTACCTTCAAGTCGGTTCATGCGCGTGCACCGTTCGTTCATGATTTCTCTTGATAAGATTGATGAGATTGAACGCAGCCAGGTCATCATTGGGAAGACCCGAATTACAGTTTCCGACCAATACAAGGATGAATTTCTGAAACACATATCAGGCAATTCGTTAGAGTAA
- a CDS encoding TonB-dependent receptor — MRQKLFHVLTIALLLFAAGTSVAQETEPVKVKEYYWVTPLTKVFSDLINKYHLKVEYDSAEVASVKLNYDFGGTSPDLVFAIIVRENPELDFIKDEDAVYHVFRKSTEKPEGAGHQNIRFKGAAEKTNMNVSGIVKDKNTGESLPFATVIIRGTTIGTTTNQDGYFTIFKVPTDTSALIANYMGYENTIFFLRPKMPLDRISIEMEPAANELQEVQIIEEREDMLEVDREEISVMKMSPRITAVLPNIGENDVLRSFQLLPGVSGTNESSSGLYVRGGTPDQNLILYDGFTVYHVDHLFGMFSAFNANAIKDVKLYKGGFDTQFGGRISSVMEIVGKDGNDKKFNVGGSLSLMSFNAFIEFPLGKKINFLAAARKSWRSPIYNAIFNQFNEAEDDQQTTQPSGLPAGGPPGGGPGGRVQQDAEPKSYFYDVNAKLSYKPSEKDIITLSFFNGSDDLDNSRENNFSFGGSSIGGGTTDKTTWGNWGSSLNWSRKWSEKLYSNNMASYSQYYSLKDQLSEFTRTDTSGEETTNKRGSIEDNDLHDITFKSDWEWKVTNHHQFEMGVQGTYLNVLYDYAINDTITVQDRNDKEGVAGLYIQDRIKFFKNRVTVVAGARVDYYSGTDNLYPQPRASFLYNITPKLALKGAWGLYYQYANRIIRSDLSSGSRDFWVLANDVNIPVASSYHYILGASYETKGFLFDVEAYYKTMKGLSEYTLQFTPSFTNVNFDEYFYTGTGKAAGIDFLIQKKYGKYTGWIGYSISRTLYNFDIYGEQSFYASHDVTNELKLVNSYKWRKWTFSATWVYGTGKPYTPALGGYSLELLNGTTSDYIDVGNKNSQRLPDYHRLDIAINWAYKLGDIGKGTIGFSLFNVYNRSNVWYKEYSVVDGTVIETDVNSLGILPNLTLSFQLR; from the coding sequence ATGCGGCAAAAGCTTTTTCATGTGCTTACCATTGCTTTACTGCTATTTGCTGCTGGCACTTCAGTAGCTCAGGAAACTGAGCCCGTCAAGGTCAAGGAATACTATTGGGTAACGCCACTTACCAAGGTCTTTTCAGACCTAATAAACAAATACCACCTAAAGGTTGAATACGACTCGGCTGAAGTTGCCAGCGTTAAGCTGAACTATGACTTCGGAGGTACTAGTCCGGATTTGGTTTTCGCCATCATCGTTCGTGAAAATCCAGAACTCGACTTTATCAAAGACGAAGATGCCGTTTACCACGTGTTCAGAAAGAGTACGGAAAAGCCCGAAGGTGCTGGTCATCAGAACATCCGGTTCAAAGGCGCAGCAGAAAAGACCAATATGAACGTTTCGGGCATTGTAAAGGACAAGAACACAGGCGAATCCCTGCCGTTCGCAACCGTCATAATCCGTGGCACGACCATCGGAACGACCACCAATCAGGATGGCTACTTCACCATATTCAAGGTGCCAACGGACACATCTGCCCTCATTGCCAATTACATGGGCTATGAGAACACCATTTTCTTCCTTAGGCCCAAAATGCCGTTGGACAGGATTTCCATAGAAATGGAACCGGCTGCCAACGAACTACAGGAAGTACAGATCATTGAGGAGCGCGAAGACATGCTCGAAGTGGACCGTGAGGAGATAAGCGTGATGAAAATGTCACCTCGGATAACAGCCGTCCTTCCGAATATCGGTGAGAATGATGTGCTGCGTTCGTTTCAACTGCTTCCTGGGGTGAGTGGCACTAACGAAAGTTCTTCGGGACTTTATGTTCGTGGAGGAACACCAGATCAGAACCTTATTCTCTATGACGGTTTCACGGTCTATCACGTTGACCACCTTTTTGGCATGTTCAGTGCTTTCAACGCCAATGCGATCAAGGATGTGAAACTCTACAAAGGGGGCTTCGACACTCAGTTCGGTGGACGTATATCCAGCGTCATGGAGATCGTGGGAAAAGACGGCAACGATAAAAAGTTCAATGTCGGAGGATCCCTAAGCCTCATGAGCTTCAACGCGTTCATCGAATTCCCATTAGGAAAGAAGATCAATTTCCTGGCCGCAGCACGTAAATCGTGGCGAAGCCCCATCTATAATGCCATTTTCAATCAGTTCAATGAGGCGGAGGATGACCAACAGACGACCCAGCCGAGCGGCCTGCCCGCAGGGGGTCCGCCAGGTGGCGGTCCTGGTGGAAGAGTTCAGCAGGACGCAGAACCCAAATCCTACTTCTATGACGTGAATGCCAAATTGAGCTACAAACCGAGCGAAAAGGACATCATCACGCTAAGCTTCTTTAACGGGTCAGATGATCTCGACAACTCGCGAGAAAACAACTTTTCGTTTGGAGGAAGTAGCATCGGTGGAGGTACCACCGACAAGACCACGTGGGGCAACTGGGGTTCAAGCCTCAACTGGAGCAGAAAATGGAGTGAGAAGCTATACAGCAACAACATGGCTTCCTATTCTCAATATTATAGCCTAAAGGACCAACTGAGCGAATTCACAAGGACCGACACGTCCGGAGAAGAGACCACCAACAAGAGGGGATCCATTGAAGACAACGACCTGCATGATATAACCTTCAAGTCTGATTGGGAATGGAAGGTGACAAATCATCACCAGTTTGAAATGGGTGTTCAGGGCACATACCTCAACGTGCTGTATGACTATGCGATCAATGACACCATCACCGTTCAGGACAGAAACGACAAGGAAGGAGTTGCAGGACTCTACATTCAGGACCGCATCAAATTCTTCAAGAACAGGGTAACGGTTGTTGCCGGGGCGCGGGTGGATTACTACAGCGGCACCGACAATCTTTATCCTCAACCGCGCGCTTCGTTCTTATACAACATAACTCCTAAACTGGCACTCAAGGGAGCTTGGGGCCTTTACTATCAATACGCGAATCGCATCATCAGAAGTGACCTTTCCAGCGGAAGTCGCGATTTCTGGGTGCTTGCCAATGATGTGAACATTCCCGTGGCCTCATCCTATCACTACATTTTGGGTGCAAGTTATGAGACCAAGGGTTTCCTGTTCGATGTTGAAGCCTACTACAAGACGATGAAGGGACTTTCAGAATACACCCTTCAGTTCACACCCTCGTTCACCAATGTCAATTTCGATGAATATTTCTACACAGGTACGGGCAAAGCGGCCGGAATCGATTTTCTGATCCAAAAGAAATATGGCAAATACACTGGCTGGATCGGTTATTCCATCAGCCGCACACTCTACAACTTTGACATTTATGGTGAACAGAGCTTTTACGCATCTCACGATGTCACCAACGAACTGAAGTTGGTCAACAGCTATAAATGGCGTAAGTGGACATTCTCGGCCACATGGGTCTATGGAACGGGCAAACCGTACACACCTGCTCTTGGTGGTTACTCGCTTGAACTTCTGAATGGAACAACATCAGACTACATTGATGTCGGGAACAAGAACTCCCAACGTCTCCCTGACTACCATCGGCTCGACATCGCCATCAACTGGGCGTACAAACTGGGCGATATTGGAAAAGGCACGATCGGATTCTCGCTTTTCAACGTGTATAACCGCTCGAACGTATGGTACAAGGAATATTCGGTAGTTGACGGTACTGTCATAGAGACCGATGTAAACTCATTGGGAATTCTCCCGAACCTAACCCTTTCATTTCAACTTCGATGA
- a CDS encoding DUF4249 domain-containing protein, translated as MKQIFHLFPICVMFLLLSSSGCTKLELADAKTADKAVVNAFIYPGNEFAVKLSRLIPFVEETEDTIYTLDSVDVFLFINGVTHQLTAVADSSGQYELSDTGIAVAEGDELKLLFTYNGLEITASSTVPAKPANAYLSTTSYTVATGFGAIDTDPLSVYWDNPVGSYYLVISEYMGTSYEMLNEFPEEVEFTDEELEAMRKTSSQPLATSSYDIRRFTFSGSHRIIIYHLSEEYVKLIESGGSSSITITEPYTNVNNGLGIFTAINTDTLWLQVHS; from the coding sequence ATGAAACAGATATTCCATTTGTTTCCCATTTGCGTCATGTTTCTGCTGCTTTCAAGTTCGGGATGCACCAAGTTGGAACTGGCCGATGCAAAAACAGCTGACAAGGCGGTTGTCAACGCCTTCATATATCCGGGAAACGAGTTTGCGGTCAAGCTTTCGCGGCTCATTCCATTTGTTGAAGAAACCGAGGACACCATTTATACCCTCGACTCTGTGGATGTCTTCCTATTCATAAATGGAGTTACCCACCAACTTACTGCCGTGGCCGACAGTTCGGGTCAATATGAACTTTCAGACACAGGCATCGCTGTTGCAGAGGGTGACGAACTTAAACTCCTCTTTACGTACAACGGATTGGAAATTACAGCTTCGTCAACTGTTCCCGCCAAACCTGCAAATGCTTACCTCTCCACCACATCCTACACCGTGGCAACCGGATTTGGAGCAATTGACACAGACCCGCTCTCGGTCTATTGGGACAATCCGGTCGGGTCTTACTATCTGGTTATTTCTGAATATATGGGAACCAGTTATGAAATGCTGAATGAATTTCCCGAAGAAGTGGAATTCACGGATGAAGAACTGGAAGCAATGCGTAAGACATCAAGTCAACCGCTGGCCACCAGCAGCTATGACATTCGAAGATTCACATTCTCAGGATCTCACCGCATTATCATCTACCACCTCAGCGAAGAGTACGTCAAGCTGATCGAATCAGGCGGTAGCAGTTCGATCACAATTACAGAACCATACACCAATGTGAACAATGGTCTGGGAATTTTTACCGCCATAAACACGGACACCCTTTGGCTTCAAGTACACTCATAG
- a CDS encoding aryl-sulfate sulfotransferase — MKHFLSFFALTLLLSNVIAQDFNGYALYAFQNGAYLIDEDGDIAKSWNLPSSANYACALHDDGSLIFGAVNNGNQLSGAAVGGKVVSIDANNNINWQFTYSNSDHVSHHDICLMPDGNVLLIAWEVKSSSELEQHGYDNPTSDKWPTHIVEVQQNGSGGEIVWEWHLWDHMVQDHDATKDNYGVVAEHPELLDVNVAVSGMGGPGGGPGGGPGGGDWFHVNGIDYNPELDQIVFSSRYLSEIFVIDHSTTTAEAAGHTGGNSGKGGDFLYRWGHPSNYDAPGTQVIPAAVHDARWIKPGRPYAGYIQVFNNEGGSGGASVVDAINPPVNGHVYDLTPGQAYAPSSYVLRHTCLDNAWGQSASDRMTNGNLFVCLSSEYMYEVDEQGDVIWQYAMNAQKGFRYECDHAGIIELVGLGPSCSQLGVDEEQTEAISVYPNPSTGMFSIQGIPANESVTGMSVYDVLGSKVLNTTDMSHIDLTAEQDGFYFITIDLENGERINKKVSVIN, encoded by the coding sequence ATGAAACATTTTCTATCCTTTTTTGCCCTTACCCTTTTACTGAGCAATGTCATCGCTCAGGACTTTAATGGTTACGCGCTATACGCGTTCCAGAACGGTGCGTATCTGATTGACGAGGACGGGGACATTGCGAAAAGCTGGAACCTTCCAAGTTCGGCAAACTATGCCTGTGCGTTGCATGACGATGGTAGCTTGATTTTCGGAGCGGTCAACAATGGTAACCAGTTGAGCGGTGCTGCGGTCGGAGGCAAGGTGGTTTCGATAGATGCCAACAATAACATCAATTGGCAGTTCACGTATTCCAATTCCGATCACGTTTCTCACCACGACATCTGCCTGATGCCTGATGGAAACGTGTTGTTGATAGCATGGGAGGTGAAGTCCTCAAGCGAGTTGGAGCAGCACGGGTACGATAACCCGACCTCGGACAAATGGCCTACCCATATTGTTGAAGTTCAACAGAACGGTAGTGGGGGAGAAATCGTATGGGAATGGCATTTATGGGATCACATGGTTCAGGATCACGATGCGACAAAGGATAATTATGGTGTTGTGGCCGAGCATCCCGAACTTTTGGACGTAAACGTGGCTGTGAGCGGAATGGGTGGCCCAGGAGGTGGTCCTGGAGGCGGCCCTGGTGGTGGAGATTGGTTTCATGTCAATGGCATTGACTATAATCCTGAGTTGGACCAGATCGTTTTCAGCTCGCGCTACCTGAGCGAGATATTCGTGATCGACCACAGCACCACCACTGCGGAGGCTGCGGGCCACACAGGTGGAAATTCAGGCAAGGGAGGCGATTTCCTCTATCGTTGGGGACATCCTTCAAATTACGATGCACCGGGTACGCAGGTCATACCGGCAGCTGTTCATGATGCGCGTTGGATAAAGCCCGGTCGGCCGTATGCGGGTTACATTCAGGTTTTCAATAACGAAGGAGGAAGCGGTGGTGCTTCAGTCGTTGATGCCATCAACCCACCCGTAAATGGACATGTCTATGACCTCACACCCGGTCAGGCCTATGCTCCTTCAAGCTACGTGCTTCGGCACACTTGCTTGGACAATGCCTGGGGTCAATCGGCTTCGGATAGGATGACGAATGGCAACCTGTTCGTATGCCTTTCCAGTGAATACATGTACGAGGTGGATGAACAGGGTGATGTGATCTGGCAATATGCCATGAACGCTCAGAAGGGCTTTCGCTATGAGTGTGACCATGCGGGGATCATCGAACTCGTGGGCTTGGGTCCCTCTTGCAGCCAACTGGGTGTTGACGAAGAGCAGACCGAGGCTATTTCCGTCTATCCGAACCCATCAACCGGCATGTTCAGCATTCAGGGTATTCCCGCCAATGAAAGCGTTACGGGCATGTCCGTTTACGATGTGCTCGGAAGCAAAGTGCTCAACACCACCGACATGAGTCACATTGACCTTACTGCCGAGCAGGATGGGTTTTATTTCATCACTATCGATCTTGAAAATGGTGAGAGAATTAACAAAAAGGTATCAGTGATCAATTGA
- a CDS encoding CotH kinase family protein produces the protein MRYGLTLFLVIGCLGRVLGQSYFYHADTIQEIRITFYEQNWDELLDAMYVAGDEERLTCDLEINGVALDSVGIRYKGFSSVSTDRTKNPFNIDLDHVIDDQNYEAYDKVKLSNVIQDPSFLREVLSYEIGRKYMPASKANFARVYINNAYWGLYTNVESVNGEFLVGRFGESAGTFVKCNPEDLDFEGDNSNLSNNYGTDITDYYPFYEMQSDHGWEDLYELIDVLNEDPNDIETVLNVDRALWMHAFNYCLINFDSYVGYAQNYYLYRQNNGQFNPILWDLNMSFASFRLADASEHWDGFTIAEAKAMDPLMHLNSVSVYERPLMRNLFENGTNRRMYLAHMRTIMDENFADQSYVTRAQFLHDLIDASVQEDTNKFYGYDDFQNNLTSTVSDLIDYPGLTDLMNARNAYLSSYTGFTGEPIISNVSSTPQSITLGGSVTIIAEVVDEEEVFLAYRYGANEVFTTVTMADDGSQNDGTAGDGTYGRILSSIGNTIQYYIYAQNDTAGTFSPVRAAYEYYELQSQINPGDLVLNEVMASNEHTAFDQSGENDDWIEIHNTTQFDISTSGLYLTDDMANQDKWAMLNAIVPADGYMVVWADEDSEQGNDHANFKLSSSGEYVGMYYGDGTLIDEVTFDEQETDVSYGRLPNGSGPWVFMEPTFNLNNNFTGVEEATGKLEASLYPNPATDQMNIRFEEPVSGTVTLYSIDGKRIIEQGFSSTATVRMDVSFLNGGMYLVSVLSEKSTTTKRLIIN, from the coding sequence ATGCGTTACGGGCTGACACTTTTCTTAGTAATAGGATGTTTGGGCAGAGTGCTCGGGCAATCCTATTTCTATCATGCCGATACCATTCAGGAGATACGCATTACATTCTATGAGCAGAATTGGGACGAATTGCTGGATGCCATGTACGTGGCCGGTGATGAAGAACGCCTTACATGCGATCTGGAGATAAACGGGGTAGCATTAGACAGTGTCGGAATACGTTACAAAGGCTTCAGTTCGGTGAGCACAGACCGGACCAAGAACCCGTTCAACATAGATCTTGACCATGTGATCGATGATCAGAACTACGAAGCCTACGACAAGGTCAAACTCAGCAATGTGATTCAGGACCCGTCCTTCTTGAGAGAAGTGTTGAGCTACGAGATCGGCAGAAAGTACATGCCCGCCTCCAAGGCCAATTTTGCACGCGTTTACATCAATAATGCCTATTGGGGCCTATACACCAATGTTGAGTCGGTGAATGGAGAGTTTCTCGTGGGCCGCTTTGGCGAAAGTGCTGGAACGTTTGTCAAGTGCAATCCGGAAGACCTCGATTTTGAAGGTGACAATTCCAACTTGTCCAACAACTATGGAACCGACATCACCGATTACTATCCATTCTACGAGATGCAATCAGACCACGGTTGGGAAGACCTCTACGAGCTGATCGATGTATTGAATGAAGACCCTAACGACATTGAAACCGTGCTGAATGTGGACCGGGCTCTGTGGATGCATGCGTTCAACTACTGTCTGATCAATTTCGATAGCTACGTGGGCTATGCGCAGAACTACTATCTGTACAGGCAGAACAACGGACAGTTCAATCCCATCCTGTGGGATCTGAACATGTCATTCGCAAGCTTCCGATTGGCCGATGCGTCAGAACATTGGGACGGTTTCACCATAGCCGAAGCCAAAGCGATGGATCCGCTTATGCACCTGAACAGCGTTTCCGTGTATGAGCGCCCGTTGATGAGAAACCTGTTTGAGAACGGTACTAATAGGCGCATGTATCTGGCGCACATGCGCACCATCATGGACGAGAATTTTGCCGATCAGTCTTACGTCACGCGGGCGCAGTTCCTCCATGACCTCATTGATGCATCGGTACAGGAGGATACCAACAAGTTTTACGGATATGATGATTTTCAGAACAACTTGACCTCTACCGTAAGCGACCTGATCGACTATCCGGGCCTTACCGACCTGATGAACGCCAGAAACGCCTATCTGAGCAGTTACACCGGTTTCACAGGGGAGCCGATTATCAGCAATGTTAGCTCCACACCACAGTCCATAACGCTCGGAGGCAGCGTCACCATCATCGCAGAGGTCGTTGATGAAGAGGAAGTGTTTCTGGCCTATCGGTACGGGGCCAATGAGGTCTTTACAACCGTGACCATGGCGGATGACGGTTCGCAGAATGATGGGACCGCTGGAGACGGCACATACGGGCGCATACTCTCTAGCATCGGCAATACCATTCAGTATTACATCTATGCGCAGAACGACACGGCCGGAACATTCTCTCCGGTAAGGGCCGCTTATGAATATTATGAATTACAGTCTCAGATCAACCCCGGTGACCTTGTGTTGAATGAAGTGATGGCCTCCAACGAGCATACAGCATTCGATCAATCGGGTGAAAATGACGATTGGATCGAGATCCACAACACCACACAGTTCGATATTTCCACATCAGGGCTGTATCTCACGGATGACATGGCCAACCAGGACAAATGGGCCATGCTAAACGCAATTGTTCCAGCAGACGGCTACATGGTCGTTTGGGCAGATGAGGACTCCGAGCAGGGAAACGATCACGCCAATTTCAAACTGTCATCAAGCGGAGAATATGTCGGAATGTACTACGGTGATGGGACCTTGATAGATGAGGTGACCTTTGATGAGCAGGAAACCGATGTTTCGTATGGCAGATTGCCAAACGGGTCAGGCCCTTGGGTGTTCATGGAACCGACTTTCAATCTCAACAACAACTTTACCGGGGTTGAAGAAGCCACCGGGAAACTGGAAGCATCATTGTACCCAAACCCCGCGACAGACCAAATGAACATACGATTTGAAGAACCCGTCTCAGGCACGGTCACGTTGTACTCCATTGATGGCAAACGGATCATCGAGCAGGGTTTTTCATCCACAGCCACAGTTCGGATGGACGTGTCATTCTTGAATGGCGGAATGTATCTCGTGTCCGTTCTGTCTGAGAAATCAACAACAACAAAGCGACTGATAATCAACTAA
- a CDS encoding T9SS type A sorting domain-containing protein, protein MKSINSTITMVLLSGISMAQTFTNYTDVDGLANNSVNCLDVTASDVMWFGTQAGVSVFDGTDWVSHSTSTDAGFVDDVVTAIRVLSTGHVMIGSDFGISVYDGSNWTTFTETDGLGDDRVKTIQELSNGLIAIGTNDGVSMFNGSTFTNYGTGEDLPFGGVTSVAELSNDVVYLGTALGGVTISSNGVFTEITENEGLLNDKVRAVVFDAMDNAWVGTSDGISVFDDNGQLVAQHTRLFELPAPDTLNPIEDLVIDGQGNVWAGIYVDYLVTEGGISAYNGTDWIQFDVSDGLIGPVVRQLAVDSQDNIWVATSTGVSKVSDVDLNSGNSIFDFEPFSSLSIYPNPTSDVLTVELPVNNESRMLEFFDTSLRLVKTETINQRAGTVQVQTNDLQGGIYFVTLGTSVSKLVIN, encoded by the coding sequence ATGAAATCTATCAACTCAACAATTACCATGGTACTCCTTTCGGGGATTTCCATGGCACAGACCTTCACCAATTATACGGATGTGGACGGGCTTGCGAACAACAGCGTCAACTGCCTCGATGTAACGGCCAGCGATGTCATGTGGTTCGGGACGCAGGCGGGCGTTTCCGTGTTTGACGGAACAGATTGGGTCAGCCACAGCACAAGTACCGATGCAGGGTTTGTAGATGATGTGGTAACTGCTATCAGGGTACTTTCAACAGGACATGTGATGATCGGTTCTGACTTCGGCATCTCGGTTTACGATGGCTCCAACTGGACAACATTCACCGAGACGGACGGGCTGGGAGATGACAGAGTGAAGACCATACAGGAACTTTCAAACGGCCTGATAGCCATTGGAACCAATGACGGTGTGAGCATGTTCAACGGCTCAACCTTCACCAACTATGGGACAGGGGAAGACCTTCCGTTCGGAGGCGTTACAAGCGTTGCGGAACTCTCAAACGATGTGGTATATCTGGGAACAGCACTCGGAGGCGTGACCATTTCCAGCAATGGTGTTTTTACCGAAATAACTGAAAACGAGGGGCTGCTGAATGACAAGGTCAGAGCTGTTGTGTTCGATGCGATGGACAACGCATGGGTAGGCACTTCTGATGGCATCTCGGTCTTTGACGACAATGGTCAACTTGTTGCTCAGCATACCCGTCTGTTTGAACTCCCTGCCCCGGACACGTTGAACCCGATAGAGGATCTGGTCATCGATGGTCAAGGAAACGTTTGGGCAGGGATCTATGTCGATTATCTCGTTACAGAAGGAGGGATCTCCGCCTACAACGGAACAGACTGGATCCAGTTCGATGTCAGCGATGGCCTGATCGGGCCTGTTGTACGTCAATTGGCAGTGGATTCTCAGGACAACATTTGGGTGGCCACAAGCACGGGCGTTTCGAAGGTCTCGGATGTTGATCTTAACAGCGGAAACAGCATCTTCGATTTTGAACCTTTCTCGTCACTGAGCATCTACCCCAATCCGACTTCAGACGTTCTCACAGTGGAACTTCCAGTAAACAACGAAAGCCGAATGTTGGAGTTTTTCGATACCTCGCTTCGCTTGGTCAAGACAGAAACCATCAACCAGCGTGCTGGAACTGTTCAGGTTCAAACGAACGATCTTCAGGGGGGGATTTATTTTGTCACGCTGGGAACCTCCGTCAGCAAACTGGTGATCAACTGA